From Argopecten irradians isolate NY chromosome 3, Ai_NY, whole genome shotgun sequence:
tatcttcccgcaagggagctaactctgtaacatgcaaagacggaatattacTAACAGTCAGTCCAGGTCTTATCAGCACCAATCTCATCTGGTTTTATTTCTCGTTTTTGTTGGCACTCATCGTTCCAAAGTTTAAGAAGAAGTTTCGGTGCTACACGATGAGCCGTTCGGAAATCCTCACTTTTATATACCTTACTATTGATAGGAGAAACTATTCCACTATTAAATCCATCAATGTTAAGAAGCTGTTTACCTATCCGTTCAACACAGAGAGAAACAAATACATCCTCCAGGTAGAAAAATGGTACATGTTTTGAAACTTTGAAAACGTCGGTTACCATGGTCATACTTGTAACGTAACCTGTCCCAGAGCAGTATCCCGGGTAAAACTTTTTGGCATAATACTGGTATGACACGTACCATTTAGACTGCAGATCACGCACAGGATCTGCTTGAAAGAAACACTTGCCTCCTATAGATGTTTGAAGCTGTTTCCAATTGTCTTTTATGGCCTTTTTAACACCAGgaatatttacatacatgtcaTCATCAGTTTTCATTAGATATTGCGCATGCGCACAATGCGTAGAAGCCCATTTAAACGCCATCATTGTTTTTATCGATAAATTAGTATAGGAATCATAAAAGTCCTCTTGTAGAATATCATTGTAGAGTTTACTTTCCTCCAGTAATGCTGTATTGGCCTCCGTATCATTGCGATTACCGAATATAAAGGCGTATCGGATGTCTGCCGTATTGTTCTTTGTGTATGTTAGCCACGTATCCCTGTACATGTCTCTCTGTGCCCGATTTTTATGGACACTGGAGATAagaataaggatatgtattccAGGAGACGCAAGGGTCGTCTGGCAGATGTTTTCACTGTTGATGAGAAGTTGGAAGTCATGTATGTTACAGTTATAACACTGTTCTGGGCGGTATTTTAAGGCCTCCGTGTTGGTCGATACAAAAGAACGTCTTCTTTTAGCAGGAAATAAACTTGGTGCATGAataataaacattataaaactCATTATGCATATTATTGCAAATAGCTGCCGAGGGCGAATTTTCTTCTGTAATTGAGAAATCATAATCATACCACTATTCTTCATCATGCTCTGTAGATCGGACATGTTGATTTCtctttaaattttgtttgaacCCGTTTTCTCCACTTCAAGCAGGTCGACTTCCTGCACAATCGTGTTGGCACGTCTTAGGTCTTGCCCCGTCTTTAGGTCTCTAGAGTGAGGTTGGGCCGTAGATTGGGGATCATCGTTCTGTGGGTTAGGTTTAAATCCCAGTAAAGCATGCTTAAtctgaataataaaaaaatcattagagTTTCAAATGTGAAACATTAGAATTCAAATTAACGAACAATGAACGAATAGAATTAAACATTCATTTTAAACCATTTAAATACTCTCCATGAAATGAAATCATTTGAACCACATGTATAAGCATTCCCTGTAAATACATGTTTGGATTCATCTATCAAGATATCATATACTGATAAAAACGTATAGGAAAGAAATATATGAGATTTGCccccagaaaaaaaatcaaaattgataaaaaatatccaGATAACATCAACAAAATCAAAGATCATAAGATTTTATCAAGAAATTATCTAAATTTCATTAATGTAGAGCGATGaaacattaaataatattttaattagatgaAATTTTAAGAAGGAAAGAAGTGAATAAATGCTCATTTTAGAAAAATATCCAAAACTTTCTAACCAAAAGAATACATAAACTTATcaataattaaatgtttttaaacaaaagCATTAAACATAAAAATTCTGAGATTCTTTCTCCCTATAACAAACAACACCTATTTCACTTTGAGAAAATAttaatagtttttttaataattttaatttttactgtCAGATGTGTCATTCGGAAGGGTAGAACAACgatacatgtttatctgtgtaccATTATATTTATACACGCATCTGCATGGATCAAATGTCTGATAAAGACCGCTGAAATAAATTTGATTCTTTTCATAAAAGTATAATATAACCTGGAGAGATTTCCATTGGCTGTGGCAGACAGAAAATCATTGTCAACAATGACGTTACGTCAGGTAACAATAATTTGATGTCTAAAAAAACCCGAAGTAATATAATGGCTGCCTCCGCTGGAGTTTCACAACATGATTGAAGGTTGAAATGCTTCAGAACGTAGGTTGTTGAGGTCAAGTGATAAAAAGTACCTTAAATGTGTTAATTTGATATGAGCTTTTATGAATCTCATCTGGAATCTTAAGTTTTTGTTCGCCATCACGCATTTCTCGCATAAATAAACACTTATGATAAGAAATCGAATTAAATGATCGCTCATTGCTCATTGAGGATCCTAAATAAACACGTTGACGTCCATAAGTCTTTCAACTTTAAATTGGTTTAGTAGCTATGTTTTACCATACATCTCTTTTTAACGAATtgtttaaagagacaattcactcaggctaattcttttacataaccaataagcaaaatatagcataaatgtattgatcTACATTTCTTacgaaacatataacgtaaaacattgaccaatcccacgacattgttaagtattttaattaatatcgctgaaatatcaaatcgttgatcaatacgattaagcaggtacaataaggacgctgtacccatacccgagccaaagtcacgcacgttaaacaaatgaactgcataaccactgagaaggtgataaaattatttttaggcaagacaattcacctaataaggtaaacacactactgtcagagcgatctgagcagttttagacaaaagttgcattgctctacgagcaagggacagggttaggcatacaagaagttcgaccacagtgtgtaatggcggacagcgagcgagtttaaacattttacatacatgtcaccaccatgggcttttcaggcatatcacagtaaaaccgactgatctaatttccattagaactgtgtttttttccgatatatgtacaaattttaatgttctcttagactgaattgtccctttaataattTATTCAACACAACATGTTTATCGGAACGGCGTTTGAAATTTTCTGAATTTCTTAACACTATCAAACCTCTCCGCCCGGTTACATGATATAGACGTTAATAAGCTAAACATTAAATAGCGAAAGGTTATTTGAGATGCCTACATGccatatgtatacccttctggACCGCATATCAGATAACTGCTGTTCAACGGTGGAGAGCTAGGGTAGATAGCAAAGCGATTTCCCAAATGTTAAGTCACTCTTCTTTTCTAAATGTTCTTTATATACGTTAGAATTAAttgaaattattgatttttaaatatcaaattagtTATACCCCTGTGCGGCAGGCTCGttattctgtcccctggtcgagacataTTAAAGActataaaaagtggtagtttctgcttttctgcttagcgctcagcattaagggaggggtgcgactggtttgtccgttgtcagtataatgtgaccgggcggggtgtgttgcttgttgtctCCGGCAGCAGGTTCAgggatatagcactataaaacgggCAACACCTGCACTAATACAAAACACATaggaatataccgcagtctcccaaaacacacgccctgtacttcatacacactacacaccgcatacatgagaggccgtacTTACATGAATCTGACTGTTAATAGaccgttaattaatcaaacaagcaaacaagtTATATAAACAAACCCTAGACTAGTTCACCTTGAAATGAATATCATTCTAAAGTAAAATATGAAACAGATTTTTGTGTAGTTTCATAAACTCAAAATAACAACTCTTTACCAATCTGGATTCAGTGAAATATTAATTGGAAATTCATTGAGGCAACGTACACTACAATTGTCTTGTTATTTCTAGGTAGTCTAGGTAGACAATAGCAACATATTTATAAGAATATTGTGTGTTTATAAGTGCGCGAAATCACCCGTATTGATGTAGTGTGTGGTCAAAATTATAACAGCTCTGTCATCATAAATGTTACAATGGTTctatgtttttttaatgtattcatTACTATTACAAGTAACTTGCATTATATTTTCTTTGGTTAACCTAAAGCTCGACTTGTTTTTGCAGGAATAAATTTTTGAAGACTGTATTTATTGAATTACAAATTGTCTGAAAATAGCAGGTCGTTTTTAGTAGTTCATACCACATCGTTTTCTCTTGATAACCttttaattacaatgtattacttACTACCTATTGATGGTTCAGCTTAAATGTGTGTCTATGATTACAGgtattttatatgttaattGAAAAAACCGGTTATTGAAACATATTCCACATAAGATATCTTAAGCATTTAGTATTCTCAAAAGAAAAGACTATTTGTCTTTGAGCTTTGTAGATTGTATAAAATTCTCATTAAGGGATTCGAAATATGTCATTAGATTTTGACAATCTTAGATAATTTCTGCCATCAGCCACAATTGGTAGTAGACCTGGCTTTGTTGTTCCAAAGGCTGAATCTGGTATTTGCTGTCAACTTCCTTGTACGGTTGAGTTCACGGGTCACCAGTCATAACCGTGGGTAACTGCACGTACAATGTTTGGCGGCATACTTACACAATGGAGCCTCTATGAACATTGTCACGATATCACATTAAAACAGTGTGTATCGGGCCCAAAGTTAAATAGTCTATAGGGCGTTTTACAGTGTTTTGTTGACTTCGTGTAAAAACCATTGTGATTTATAATTACCACAAAACAATACAAGCATTCCAGACAGAACACCTTAGTATTCCAACCGTTAAATAAGGATATACTACGTCAAGCGGAAGATGAAAAACAATCCCagttattttgattaatttgtcCAAACATCTTGATATAAAAGCATGATGTAATAAATTCCCTGTATTTTGGCTATGGATAATATTTGTGTTAGGTAGTAAGATGATACTACGCAGTATGTGATTTGACACTGTTGAATATTTTGTTTAGAATGGAAATTTTATACTTCAGGAATAGTTCACTTAGACTCAGAGGTAATATATTCTATTCTCATGTGCTGACACCAGGTTATATTCTACCGCTTTGGTACATTGTGCGTAGTATATTGACACTGTACATAGCACACCTGGTCCAATATTGAAGACTAGAAAGTGGCTAGTTATAAAAGATTAAAATGCTGATATAGGTTTATACTGGTTtagtgaagaaaaaataactttgAAGTATCACGACATATACATGCAGTTTctttcaatttaaaaaagaaatgataATTTTGGATAATTTATTCATTGCTAAATATTCCAAGTATTGTTTAAGTTCTAAGATGTAAACAAATCAATAGATGCAATCTCAGTGTTCTTTTAAACGTTCACACGATCACCCAATGAACGTATACTAATGACGGCATCCATGCATTAGTAGTCCGCATTTATCGATCGCGGGTTATTGTTCATGTGATCTGTTTCTAAATG
This genomic window contains:
- the LOC138317385 gene encoding beta-1,3-galactosyltransferase 1-like; this translates as MSDLQSMMKNSGMIMISQLQKKIRPRQLFAIICIMSFIMFIIHAPSLFPAKRRRSFVSTNTEALKYRPEQCYNCNIHDFQLLINSENICQTTLASPGIHILILISSVHKNRAQRDMYRDTWLTYTKNNTADIRYAFIFGNRNDTEANTALLEESKLYNDILQEDFYDSYTNLSIKTMMAFKWASTHCAHAQYLMKTDDDMYVNIPGVKKAIKDNWKQLQTSIGGKCFFQADPVRDLQSKWYVSYQYYAKKFYPGYCSGTGYVTSMTMVTDVFKVSKHVPFFYLEDVFVSLCVERIGKQLLNIDGFNSGIVSPINSKVYKSEDFRTAHRVAPKLLLKLWNDECQQKREIKPDEIGADKTWTDC